Proteins encoded in a region of the Mycoplasma mobile 163K genome:
- the rnc gene encoding ribonuclease III, whose translation MNKKTKIEGLENFLTLNNIIFKDIKYYIQALTHKTYANEHANIESYDILEFIGDAILQMKSSIFIFQHFQNITEGEASLIRAKNVCSSGLSELSKKLGLSKLLLISKGSEHLRENVKINADLFESFVAAIYLDLGDEKLEEFLKEIFYPYISTTNLESIKDPKSSFQEYIQSYSNEIIEYKITQLENELRSELFKAELMHNGITYGVGFGKTKKVAEEEAATRALETLKAPSKQTIKKAIKAEKKE comes from the coding sequence ATGAATAAAAAAACAAAAATAGAAGGACTTGAGAATTTTTTAACCTTAAATAATATAATATTTAAAGATATCAAATACTATATTCAAGCTTTAACTCATAAAACTTATGCTAATGAACATGCAAATATTGAAAGTTATGATATTTTAGAATTCATAGGAGATGCAATTTTACAAATGAAAAGCTCAATATTTATTTTCCAACATTTTCAAAATATTACAGAAGGAGAAGCTTCTTTAATCAGGGCAAAAAATGTATGTTCTTCAGGTTTATCAGAACTTTCAAAAAAATTAGGTTTATCAAAATTATTGTTGATTTCTAAAGGCTCTGAACACTTAAGAGAAAATGTTAAAATAAATGCTGATTTGTTTGAATCGTTTGTTGCTGCTATTTATTTAGATTTAGGAGATGAAAAACTTGAAGAATTCTTGAAAGAAATTTTTTACCCATATATTTCTACTACAAATTTAGAATCAATAAAAGATCCAAAAAGTAGCTTTCAAGAGTATATTCAATCTTATAGCAATGAAATAATCGAGTACAAAATCACTCAATTAGAAAATGAACTTAGATCAGAATTATTTAAAGCAGAGTTGATGCATAATGGAATTACATATGGTGTTGGATTTGGAAAAACAAAAAAAGTAGCAGAAGAAGAAGCGGCAACTAGGGCATTAGAAACATTAAAGGCACCTTCAAAACAAACAATTAAAAAAGCAATAAAAGCAGAAAAAAAGGAGTAA
- the plsX gene encoding phosphate acyltransferase PlsX, with the protein MKIIAFDVMGSDKGVGPAVLASINFVKKNLDYKIILVGDKTLITKYVSENERIEIYDEPLEVKKGENLKAVLSKTTSMSVAIDLVKDNKAEVVLSAGDSASYLALCVIKLKRLEGITRPAFMPIFPTILDDKKFVLLDVGANIEVDTEYLVQWAKLGSVFAKIMWNIDKPNVGILNIGTEDFKGFKYHQEANQILKEANLSEMNYKGFVEPRDILKGNFDVIVADGYGGNLVLKSLEGTVIDFSSLIKRKITSTFFRKIGALILKKSFKEIKEHLDYRNVGGAWVIGVNSIAVKAHGSSDEKAFKGAFNQIKIAVENNVIENFKEIL; encoded by the coding sequence ATGAAAATAATTGCTTTTGATGTAATGGGTAGCGATAAAGGAGTAGGACCTGCAGTTTTGGCTTCTATTAATTTTGTTAAAAAAAACTTAGATTATAAAATAATTCTTGTTGGAGATAAAACTTTAATTACAAAATATGTTTCCGAAAATGAAAGAATTGAAATTTATGATGAACCTTTAGAAGTTAAAAAGGGAGAAAATTTAAAGGCTGTTTTATCAAAAACAACATCAATGAGCGTTGCTATTGATTTGGTAAAAGATAACAAAGCAGAAGTTGTTTTATCTGCAGGTGATAGCGCTTCTTATTTGGCACTTTGTGTAATTAAGTTAAAAAGATTAGAAGGAATTACAAGACCAGCATTTATGCCAATTTTTCCAACGATTCTTGATGATAAAAAATTTGTTTTATTAGATGTTGGGGCTAATATTGAAGTTGATACTGAATATTTAGTTCAATGAGCTAAATTAGGATCTGTTTTTGCAAAAATTATGTGAAATATTGATAAACCAAATGTTGGAATTTTAAATATTGGTACAGAAGATTTTAAAGGTTTTAAATACCATCAAGAAGCAAATCAAATTTTAAAAGAAGCAAATCTTTCTGAAATGAACTACAAAGGCTTTGTTGAGCCAAGAGATATTTTAAAGGGAAATTTTGATGTAATTGTTGCTGATGGTTATGGTGGTAATTTAGTTTTAAAATCTCTTGAAGGAACTGTTATTGATTTTTCTTCTTTAATAAAAAGAAAAATAACTTCAACTTTTTTTAGAAAAATAGGAGCACTTATTTTGAAAAAATCTTTTAAAGAAATTAAAGAACATTTAGATTATAGAAATGTTGGAGGAGCTTGAGTAATTGGTGTTAATAGTATAGCTGTTAAAGCCCATGGTTCAAGTGATGAAAAAGCTTTCAAAGGAGCATTTAATCAAATTAAAATTGCTGTGGAAAATAATGTAATCGAAAATTTTAAGGAAATTTTATAA
- a CDS encoding DAK2 domain-containing protein: MEKITSEIWSKALVSGANNLINKKNWIDSLNVFPVPDGDTGSNMSNTIKSGVKDLGNESTIGEVSKKIARGMLLGARGNSGVILSQIFQGFAKSFENKIEINAFELVAGFEKAKEYAYKSVLNPVEGTILTVIKDVSEALTKHVTPAMNNKEIIALAYKNARKSCDNTPNLLPILKEVGVNDSGGEGLVLVIEGMLKYLEGNPVSFLDVPVDPNIEAFISNTEIFDGEFGYCTEFLLDLEKTKKFNKENFISHIEKLGTSLVVVQNEALVKVHIHTLKPGKVFNYAQKYGEFLKLKSENMTEQTKENRENQKQHQIANSSLVKNPSGLISCNTGQGLIHIMKENGCDFIIEAGQSSNPSAGDFIEAIKQVNSDNIFILPNNSNIILAAQQAAQIVTDKNVYVVPTKTQMEGISAIFNFNKELDFEDNKEEMEDAIDSTKTGEVTIAVKTTKINDVKVTKGEFIGLANRKVVISNKSLIKTAKKVIDKIISEDAEIATIYYGAEVSEIDAKDLKNYVESKYDIESKVEYGGQPLYHFYISVEE; this comes from the coding sequence ATGGAAAAAATCACAAGCGAAATTTGAAGCAAAGCACTTGTGTCAGGGGCTAATAATTTAATAAACAAAAAAAATTGAATTGATTCATTAAATGTTTTCCCTGTTCCTGATGGAGATACTGGTTCCAATATGTCCAACACTATTAAAAGTGGTGTTAAAGATTTGGGGAATGAATCTACAATTGGTGAAGTATCTAAAAAAATTGCAAGAGGAATGCTTTTAGGAGCAAGAGGAAATTCTGGGGTAATTCTTTCACAAATTTTTCAAGGATTTGCAAAAAGCTTTGAGAACAAAATAGAAATTAATGCCTTTGAACTTGTGGCAGGTTTTGAAAAGGCAAAAGAATATGCTTACAAATCAGTTTTAAATCCTGTAGAAGGTACTATTTTAACTGTTATTAAAGATGTTTCTGAAGCTTTAACAAAACATGTGACCCCCGCTATGAATAACAAAGAAATTATTGCTTTAGCTTATAAAAACGCGAGAAAAAGTTGTGATAACACACCTAATTTATTACCAATTTTAAAAGAAGTAGGAGTAAATGATTCAGGTGGCGAAGGTCTAGTTTTGGTAATTGAAGGAATGTTAAAATATTTAGAAGGAAATCCCGTAAGTTTTTTAGATGTTCCAGTAGATCCAAATATTGAAGCTTTTATTAGTAATACTGAAATTTTTGATGGAGAATTTGGATATTGTACTGAATTTCTTCTAGATTTAGAAAAAACAAAAAAATTTAATAAAGAAAATTTTATTTCCCATATAGAAAAATTAGGTACTTCTTTAGTAGTTGTTCAAAATGAAGCACTTGTTAAAGTTCATATCCATACATTAAAACCCGGAAAAGTTTTTAATTATGCTCAAAAATATGGTGAGTTTTTAAAATTAAAATCTGAAAATATGACTGAACAAACAAAGGAAAATAGAGAAAATCAAAAACAACATCAAATTGCAAATTCTTCATTAGTAAAAAATCCTTCCGGTTTAATTTCATGCAATACAGGTCAAGGGCTTATTCATATCATGAAAGAAAATGGTTGTGATTTTATCATTGAAGCAGGTCAAAGTTCAAATCCAAGTGCAGGAGATTTCATCGAAGCTATTAAACAAGTTAATAGTGATAATATTTTTATTTTGCCTAATAATTCAAATATTATTTTAGCAGCTCAGCAAGCAGCTCAAATTGTTACTGATAAAAATGTTTATGTAGTTCCGACAAAAACACAAATGGAAGGTATTTCAGCAATTTTTAATTTCAATAAAGAATTAGATTTTGAAGATAATAAAGAAGAAATGGAAGATGCAATTGACTCTACAAAAACAGGAGAAGTTACAATAGCTGTCAAAACCACAAAAATTAATGATGTTAAAGTTACTAAAGGTGAATTTATTGGACTTGCAAATAGAAAAGTTGTAATAAGTAATAAATCATTGATAAAAACAGCAAAAAAAGTAATTGATAAAATAATTTCTGAAGATGCAGAAATTGCAACTATTTATTATGGTGCTGAAGTTTCTGAAATTGATGCAAAAGATTTGAAAAATTATGTTGAATCAAAATATGATATTGAATCAAAAGTAGAATATGGTGGACAACCATTGTATCATTTCTATATAAGTGTGGAGGAATAA
- the rpmB gene encoding 50S ribosomal protein L28, with protein sequence MARRDDLTNKGPMSGNKRSHALNATKRKFNLNLQKILVTLENGSKVKIKVSAKTAKTLKKQGFVA encoded by the coding sequence ATGGCAAGAAGAGATGATTTAACAAATAAAGGCCCAATGAGTGGTAACAAACGCTCACATGCTTTAAATGCAACTAAAAGAAAATTCAATTTAAATTTACAAAAAATTTTAGTAACTCTTGAAAATGGATCTAAAGTAAAAATTAAAGTTAGTGCAAAAACTGCAAAAACACTTAAAAAACAAGGTTTTGTTGCTTAA
- a CDS encoding MAG4940 family membrane protein — MNINQVVLTSWNLGTAISEMIGSTTLIFLVLMTRYFVAHFFSKKYSFILFSLGFTISFFIAIIMAWVIGGFINGLGQAAGIVTPLAVILISFIKNTFVSIPYVVGFQLIGALLGSLLFIAVFYAFYNFIGDKINSNFKIEIRKIIETEHLSFGKHTIKEIIFQFFFVVSLGFIGYLDVITYGLEVIDKVLITLTIIFILLLISSKFNFYLFALTVSVAFLILQGIFNVFKWQNLAKTLIAFWIQFLTIYLVSLSLNAIVLASGRFFEL; from the coding sequence ATGAATATCAATCAAGTTGTTTTAACAAGCTGAAATTTAGGAACTGCAATTAGTGAAATGATCGGTTCAACAACTTTGATTTTTTTAGTTTTAATGACAAGATATTTTGTTGCTCATTTTTTTAGTAAAAAATATAGTTTTATTCTTTTTTCTCTAGGTTTTACAATTTCTTTTTTTATTGCAATAATTATGGCATGAGTAATAGGAGGTTTTATTAATGGACTTGGTCAAGCAGCTGGAATTGTAACTCCTTTAGCAGTAATTTTAATTTCTTTTATCAAAAATACATTTGTTTCCATTCCTTATGTTGTTGGGTTTCAATTGATTGGCGCTTTACTTGGTTCACTTTTATTTATTGCTGTGTTTTATGCATTTTATAATTTTATTGGAGATAAAATTAATTCTAATTTCAAAATAGAAATAAGAAAAATAATCGAAACAGAACACTTAAGTTTTGGCAAACATACAATTAAAGAAATAATTTTTCAATTTTTCTTTGTTGTTTCATTAGGTTTTATAGGTTATTTAGATGTGATTACTTATGGGTTAGAAGTCATTGATAAAGTTTTAATTACTCTTACAATAATATTTATTCTTTTACTAATTTCAAGTAAATTTAATTTTTATCTTTTTGCTTTAACTGTATCAGTTGCATTCTTAATTTTACAAGGAATTTTTAATGTTTTTAAATGACAAAATTTAGCAAAAACTTTAATTGCTTTTTGAATTCAATTTCTAACTATTTATTTAGTTTCTCTATCCTTAAATGCAATTGTATTAGCAAGCGGAAGATTTTTTGAGTTATAA
- a CDS encoding peptidoglycan DD-metalloendopeptidase family protein yields the protein MNKKIIKLLGIGTLTLGAVGTIAIPAGIVLNSNLNSRISIELNELNLNLENIFYNGTDILKTNSISDYLLETSYELKKPLLTKDNKKISLSVSKIETPGNLDKIELTYFLEIKDQSLKSENKKLLIENFAVKEAFIIDPKLQMDKRSRVLEIENLSRTQITNQNQNYLSEYKTPILTGGYGENRNIYAGSKIRTHHQFHLGEDVFLNQGTEVLAPFDGEIISYYYLPNNSIAEGIGTNLVMKVYKKDYTLGEESWNNIFGENSEFFYIAIIHLDHRFMKTKFGENRVKSIWNRSRHVIGVPTISAKTPQKVKRGEVIGLVGNIGNNGGWIPHLHVEIQKSTTPNNGMHNAIDRNGNLIKDAEGIIKTERTSGITDARIEKYIPEFINGKWQADVFDAKATGVHIVPINRDPNRDPIWILSENRFQVVDPSKIFNFRKFASKNIPVRIGD from the coding sequence ATGAATAAAAAAATTATCAAACTTTTAGGAATTGGAACTTTAACTTTAGGTGCTGTAGGAACAATTGCAATTCCTGCAGGAATTGTTTTAAATAGCAATTTGAACTCAAGAATAAGCATTGAACTAAATGAATTGAATTTGAACTTGGAAAATATTTTTTATAATGGAACAGACATTTTAAAAACAAATTCAATTTCTGATTATCTTTTAGAAACTAGCTATGAACTTAAAAAACCATTATTAACAAAAGACAATAAAAAAATTTCTTTGAGTGTTTCAAAAATTGAAACACCTGGAAATTTAGATAAAATAGAACTTACATATTTTTTAGAGATAAAAGATCAAAGTTTAAAAAGTGAAAACAAAAAATTATTAATAGAAAATTTTGCAGTTAAAGAAGCTTTCATAATTGATCCAAAATTGCAAATGGACAAAAGATCGAGAGTTTTAGAAATTGAAAATCTTTCGAGAACTCAAATTACAAATCAAAATCAAAATTATTTATCTGAATACAAAACACCAATATTGACTGGAGGATATGGTGAAAATAGAAATATTTATGCTGGTTCAAAAATTAGAACTCATCATCAATTTCATCTTGGCGAGGATGTTTTTTTAAATCAAGGTACTGAAGTTCTAGCTCCTTTTGATGGGGAAATTATTTCTTATTATTATTTACCAAATAATAGTATTGCAGAAGGTATAGGCACAAATCTTGTTATGAAAGTTTATAAAAAAGACTATACTTTAGGTGAAGAATCTTGGAATAATATTTTTGGAGAAAATAGTGAATTTTTTTACATTGCAATCATTCATTTAGATCATAGATTTATGAAAACTAAATTTGGAGAAAATAGAGTAAAAAGTATTTGAAACAGAAGTAGACATGTCATAGGAGTGCCGACTATTTCAGCAAAAACTCCACAAAAAGTTAAAAGAGGAGAAGTAATAGGTTTAGTTGGAAATATCGGAAACAATGGCGGATGAATACCACATTTACATGTAGAAATTCAAAAAAGTACAACACCAAATAATGGAATGCATAATGCAATTGATAGAAATGGTAATTTAATTAAAGATGCTGAAGGCATAATTAAAACTGAAAGGACTTCAGGCATTACTGATGCAAGAATTGAAAAATATATTCCAGAATTTATAAACGGTAAATGACAAGCAGATGTTTTTGATGCAAAAGCAACTGGTGTTCATATTGTCCCAATTAATCGAGATCCAAATAGAGATCCTATTTGAATTCTTTCTGAAAATAGATTTCAAGTTGTAGATCCAAGCAAAATTTTTAACTTTAGAAAATTTGCAAGCAAGAATATTCCTGTTAGAATTGGAGATTAA
- a CDS encoding DeoR/GlpR family DNA-binding transcription regulator → MEILLIIENKLLEYIKENKIVKPKTLETVFGLKSSTVRRYLIKLEEKKKIERNFGQIKYIGFIDSNRIASQEVEKNKPVKLQLAKKAASLAKDYKNVFISSGSSCYYVLDFLEKDINLYTNSIFNAIHAIDLGFKNVNIIGGHLKPASLSTVSSEITMIDNLKFQIAFLGVNGIDSKGSLTANDINEGVVKKYIANNSDLVVVLAEKEKFNSSAFYDFTPKNKIILVVSDYTAPFDFPNLSLIKL, encoded by the coding sequence GTGGAAATTTTGTTAATAATAGAAAATAAGTTATTAGAATACATAAAAGAAAATAAAATTGTTAAACCAAAAACATTAGAAACTGTTTTTGGTTTAAAGAGTTCAACTGTAAGAAGATATTTAATAAAACTTGAAGAAAAGAAAAAAATTGAAAGAAATTTTGGCCAAATTAAATATATAGGATTTATTGATTCAAATAGAATTGCTTCTCAAGAAGTAGAAAAAAATAAACCAGTAAAATTACAACTGGCAAAAAAAGCTGCTTCTTTAGCAAAAGATTACAAAAATGTTTTCATTAGTAGTGGATCAAGTTGTTATTATGTACTTGATTTTTTAGAAAAAGATATTAATCTTTATACAAATAGTATTTTTAATGCAATTCATGCAATTGATTTAGGATTTAAGAATGTAAATATTATTGGTGGTCATTTAAAACCTGCATCTCTTTCGACTGTTTCGTCAGAAATTACAATGATTGATAATCTTAAATTCCAAATTGCTTTTTTAGGTGTTAATGGAATTGATTCAAAAGGTAGTTTAACTGCAAATGACATTAATGAAGGAGTTGTAAAAAAATACATTGCAAATAATTCAGATTTAGTTGTTGTTTTAGCTGAAAAAGAAAAATTTAATAGTTCAGCTTTTTATGATTTTACTCCTAAAAACAAAATTATTCTTGTTGTTAGTGATTATACAGCCCCATTTGATTTTCCAAATTTAAGTCTAATAAAACTTTAG
- the tpiA gene encoding triose-phosphate isomerase — translation MRKKIIIGNWKMNKTKTEAENFVKEFNKITSELNLKLDKNLVAGLALPFTSLGIKKEGNFANLVIAAQNFHQNNSGAFTGEISAEMLLDLGVKMVVLGHSERREFFHETDEIVNMKMHQAIKNNLVPIVCVGETELQYNSNKSKEVIKNQIEKSLKNLSDFSKIIIAYEPIWAIGTGKTATVEYAQEMCKYIRSLTNEKTIIQYGGSVKPNNIKELLSQKDIDGALVGGASLNVKDFIDLIK, via the coding sequence ATGAGAAAAAAAATTATTATTGGTAATTGAAAAATGAACAAAACTAAAACAGAAGCAGAAAATTTTGTAAAAGAGTTTAATAAAATTACAAGTGAGTTAAACTTGAAATTGGACAAAAATTTAGTTGCAGGTTTAGCATTACCATTCACATCATTAGGGATTAAAAAAGAAGGAAATTTTGCAAATTTAGTTATTGCTGCACAAAATTTTCACCAAAATAATAGTGGAGCCTTTACAGGAGAAATTTCAGCAGAAATGCTTTTAGATCTAGGGGTAAAAATGGTTGTTTTAGGTCATAGTGAAAGAAGAGAGTTTTTTCATGAAACTGATGAAATAGTAAACATGAAAATGCATCAAGCAATTAAAAATAATTTAGTCCCAATTGTTTGTGTTGGAGAAACAGAACTACAATACAATTCGAACAAATCTAAAGAAGTTATAAAAAATCAAATTGAAAAATCACTAAAAAATTTAAGTGATTTTTCAAAGATTATTATTGCTTATGAACCAATTTGGGCAATTGGTACAGGAAAAACAGCTACAGTTGAATATGCCCAAGAAATGTGTAAGTACATTAGAAGTTTAACAAATGAAAAAACAATTATTCAATATGGCGGAAGTGTAAAACCAAATAATATTAAAGAATTGTTAAGTCAAAAAGATATTGATGGTGCTCTTGTTGGTGGAGCTTCTTTGAATGTAAAAGATTTTATTGATTTAATTAAATAA
- the glf gene encoding UDP-galactopyranose mutase, protein MDILIAGAGLSGAVLANKLAKENKKVLIIEKRNHIGGNVFDLKTKGVLVHKYGPHIFHTSNKQVYDYMNQFWKLNNFQNIVAAKIKDEIVPIPFNYRGLDVFFPEKSEEIKEKLNKKYGFDKRIKILDLIKENDLELQKVADFIYKNVFENYTVKMWGLNPKEIDKKVTERVPIISSYNDKYFNDLFEGLPEEGYTNSIKKMLDHPNITVVLETNIKDLIKFKISSEGKKAIFFKEKELKVPFVFTGAIDELFDNVDGILDYRSLDIKFTNINQTKFQSNAVINYPAHFDITRITEYKHMTLQNDVTNTIISREYPGKYDPNSERFNVPFYPLQTEEANKKYLKYFERTKAYSNLFLVGRLAKYKYINMDQAIEEALEIFPQILSYESK, encoded by the coding sequence ATGGATATATTAATTGCAGGTGCAGGTTTAAGTGGAGCTGTTTTAGCTAATAAACTTGCAAAAGAAAACAAAAAAGTTTTAATTATTGAAAAAAGAAATCACATTGGGGGAAATGTTTTTGATTTAAAAACAAAAGGAGTGTTAGTTCATAAATATGGACCACATATTTTTCATACATCTAATAAACAAGTGTATGATTACATGAATCAATTTTGAAAACTTAACAATTTTCAAAATATTGTTGCAGCTAAAATTAAAGATGAAATTGTCCCTATTCCTTTCAACTATCGTGGTTTAGATGTATTTTTCCCTGAAAAAAGTGAAGAAATAAAAGAAAAATTAAACAAAAAATATGGATTTGATAAGAGAATTAAAATTTTAGATTTAATTAAAGAAAATGATTTAGAACTTCAAAAAGTTGCAGACTTTATATATAAAAATGTTTTTGAAAATTACACTGTAAAAATGTGAGGTTTAAATCCAAAAGAAATTGATAAAAAAGTAACCGAAAGAGTTCCTATCATTAGTTCATATAATGATAAATATTTCAATGATTTGTTTGAAGGTTTACCTGAAGAAGGTTATACAAATTCAATAAAAAAAATGTTAGATCATCCTAATATTACTGTTGTCCTAGAAACCAACATTAAAGATTTAATTAAATTTAAAATTTCTAGTGAAGGAAAAAAAGCGATTTTTTTCAAAGAAAAAGAGTTGAAAGTTCCTTTTGTTTTTACAGGAGCAATAGATGAATTGTTTGATAATGTTGACGGAATTTTAGATTATCGTTCTTTAGATATTAAATTTACAAATATTAATCAAACAAAATTTCAATCAAATGCTGTTATTAATTATCCAGCACATTTTGATATCACGAGAATTACAGAATATAAACATATGACATTGCAAAATGATGTTACAAACACTATAATCTCAAGAGAATACCCAGGAAAATATGATCCAAATAGTGAAAGATTTAATGTGCCTTTTTATCCTTTGCAAACCGAAGAAGCAAATAAAAAATATTTAAAATATTTTGAAAGAACAAAAGCTTATTCTAATTTATTTTTAGTGGGTAGACTAGCAAAATATAAATATATTAACATGGATCAAGCAATTGAAGAAGCACTGGAAATATTTCCACAAATTTTAAGTTATGAATCAAAATAA
- a CDS encoding glycosyltransferase family 2 protein: MNQNNHKILFTFVIPSYNAEKHLDISLPSILNQTLYEANVMNDYEIIVVNDGSKDKTSEVAKQYIRKWNAKVRPDFVLLIEKENGQYGSVINQALEVANGIYFKVLDADDSFDTKILIDIINMIRGQKKLIDVLLVDYSMEKVANNKKIIISHKKNFQPYKILSLRNLKFPYTIITMHSIFYRTNFLKDLNYKQIEGIYYSDSQYSLIPFSQAETMYYMNDVLYRYYIGRSEQSINLKNMVKNRNHQFQVIHKILETINIEKINSDSFKKYTWNFIRQMILWQIMLISFDRQIKNKRVYLLNFIKDIKRRYPLISKHILKGFSIKTILFVRGHFISTFVKIGVKIYSKFGLNILAEWE; the protein is encoded by the coding sequence ATGAATCAAAATAATCACAAAATTTTGTTTACTTTTGTAATCCCTTCATATAATGCCGAAAAACATTTAGATATTAGCTTGCCTTCAATTTTAAACCAAACATTATATGAAGCAAATGTTATGAATGATTATGAAATAATTGTTGTTAATGACGGGTCTAAAGATAAAACTTCTGAAGTTGCAAAACAATACATTAGAAAATGAAATGCAAAAGTAAGACCAGATTTTGTTCTGTTAATTGAAAAAGAAAATGGTCAATATGGTTCTGTTATCAATCAAGCATTAGAAGTTGCAAACGGAATTTATTTCAAGGTTTTAGATGCTGACGATAGTTTTGATACTAAAATTCTAATTGACATCATTAACATGATAAGAGGACAAAAAAAATTAATTGATGTTTTACTTGTTGATTATTCAATGGAAAAAGTTGCAAACAACAAAAAAATAATCATCTCTCACAAAAAAAACTTTCAACCTTATAAAATTTTAAGTTTAAGAAATTTAAAATTTCCTTACACAATAATTACAATGCATTCTATTTTTTACAGAACAAATTTTTTAAAAGATTTAAATTATAAGCAAATAGAAGGAATTTATTATAGTGATTCTCAGTATTCGTTAATTCCTTTTTCTCAAGCAGAAACAATGTATTATATGAATGATGTTTTATATCGCTATTACATTGGTAGAAGCGAACAAAGTATTAATTTAAAAAATATGGTAAAAAATAGAAATCATCAATTTCAAGTTATTCATAAAATTTTAGAAACTATTAATATTGAAAAAATTAATTCTGATAGTTTTAAAAAATATACTTGAAATTTCATTAGACAAATGATTTTATGACAAATTATGTTAATTTCCTTTGATAGACAAATAAAAAATAAACGTGTGTACTTGTTAAATTTCATCAAAGATATAAAAAGAAGATATCCTTTAATTAGCAAGCATATATTAAAAGGATTTTCGATAAAAACAATACTTTTTGTAAGAGGACATTTTATTTCTACTTTTGTAAAAATAGGTGTAAAAATATATTCAAAATTTGGTTTAAATATTTTAGCAGAATGGGAGTAA
- the obgE gene encoding GTPase ObgE: MKFIDEVELELRGGKGGDGAISFRREAHVANGGPDGGDGGKGGDIYFRPNYGINTLLDLQFRKIIRAEDGENGKRKNQYGKGAEDTIIEVPFGTLVYENDKLIEDIVEERDYLIVKGGQGGRGNLKFKTPRNGAPFMNENGSFGEKKRLRLQLQILADIGLVGLPSAGKSTLLSVLSNAKPKIGDYDFTTLSPQLGLVKSSDSSYTIADLPGLIKGASEGKGLGIQFLKHIERCRVIAHIIDFGSKDKNPINAYEQILEELRLYDETLLERTQLIIANKEDLEDFETNLNLFRKKFPKLEIFQISALTTKNVNGLKNKLGEILSKAKSYRKKIEKTETTIVFEKDFEVVKKSENSFEVVGKKITDLVQRIPFNTYENLMRLNNKLKNLGVWEELIKYNVKNGDYVKIGEFELEWNNEISTYK, translated from the coding sequence ATGAAATTTATAGATGAAGTCGAATTAGAACTAAGAGGTGGAAAAGGTGGCGATGGAGCCATTAGTTTTAGGCGTGAAGCTCATGTTGCAAATGGAGGACCAGATGGTGGAGATGGTGGAAAAGGTGGAGACATCTACTTTAGACCTAATTATGGAATTAACACTCTTTTAGATTTACAATTTAGAAAAATTATCCGAGCTGAAGATGGTGAAAATGGTAAAAGAAAAAATCAATATGGAAAAGGTGCTGAAGACACTATTATTGAAGTTCCTTTTGGAACACTTGTTTACGAAAATGATAAATTAATTGAAGATATTGTTGAAGAAAGGGATTATTTAATTGTCAAAGGTGGGCAAGGTGGAAGAGGAAATCTTAAATTTAAAACTCCAAGAAATGGTGCTCCTTTCATGAATGAAAATGGATCTTTTGGAGAGAAAAAAAGATTAAGATTGCAATTACAAATTTTAGCTGATATTGGTCTTGTAGGTCTTCCTTCAGCAGGTAAAAGTACTCTTCTTTCAGTTTTAAGTAATGCCAAACCAAAAATTGGAGATTATGATTTTACAACTTTAAGTCCACAACTTGGATTGGTTAAATCAAGTGATTCTTCTTACACAATTGCTGATTTACCTGGGCTGATCAAAGGCGCAAGCGAAGGTAAAGGATTAGGCATCCAATTTTTAAAACATATTGAGCGTTGTCGTGTTATTGCTCATATTATTGATTTTGGATCAAAAGATAAAAATCCAATAAATGCTTATGAGCAAATTTTAGAAGAATTAAGGCTTTATGATGAGACTTTATTAGAAAGAACTCAATTAATTATTGCCAATAAAGAAGATTTAGAAGATTTTGAAACAAATTTAAATCTTTTTAGAAAAAAATTTCCAAAACTAGAAATTTTTCAAATTTCAGCTCTTACTACTAAAAATGTAAATGGTTTGAAAAACAAATTAGGTGAAATTCTATCAAAAGCTAAGAGCTATAGAAAAAAAATTGAAAAAACTGAGACTACAATTGTTTTTGAAAAAGATTTTGAAGTTGTTAAGAAAAGTGAAAATTCTTTTGAAGTTGTTGGTAAAAAAATTACTGATTTAGTTCAAAGAATTCCTTTTAATACATATGAAAATTTGATGAGATTAAATAACAAATTGAAAAATTTAGGAGTTTGAGAAGAACTGATTAAATATAATGTCAAAAATGGAGATTATGTAAAAATTGGCGAATTTGAATTAGAATGAAATAATGAAATTTCTACTTATAAATAA